From a region of the Qipengyuania spongiae genome:
- a CDS encoding type IV secretion system protein has product MNTQGCQQAAEQVGSGISAALTAVDCVAGEVTGQAFGRLFAPGGQMATVLTILLTLYVAFFAIQLLTGRATLGVRALTPRMITVGLVITFATSWVAYQSVVWNLAVGAPDWLAGILTGSGGSATRTFAQKIDVVFLAIQEASGQQQSDISAFSPQGMMWMGAMLFLLGTVGLLVTARIALAVLVALGPIFVVMALFNGTRGLFTGWVKGLTMLALAPLFAVLGGSVMLELAVPLLSALVANPGQPDPQAAMGFFLVGAVHVALMFLVLKTAATMVSGWTVFGLARSDKDEGGSRGHAPAPAPAAHSPAAQAQQASQTLAAARRIDVSAPAVAGAANDSGTSAGGANIHRTTKVFATSSGTAQAKSSTGGPSRVAGVGSRFRAAAPRSTEKVK; this is encoded by the coding sequence ATGAACACGCAAGGGTGCCAGCAAGCCGCCGAACAGGTGGGCTCGGGTATTTCCGCCGCGCTGACGGCGGTGGATTGCGTCGCGGGCGAGGTGACGGGTCAGGCGTTCGGCCGGCTGTTCGCGCCGGGCGGGCAGATGGCGACCGTGCTCACCATCCTGCTGACGCTCTACGTCGCGTTCTTCGCCATCCAGTTGCTGACGGGCCGTGCGACACTTGGCGTGCGGGCGCTCACCCCGCGCATGATCACGGTCGGCCTCGTCATCACCTTCGCGACCAGCTGGGTCGCCTATCAGAGCGTCGTCTGGAACCTCGCGGTCGGCGCGCCCGACTGGCTCGCCGGCATTCTTACCGGCAGCGGCGGTTCGGCGACCAGAACCTTCGCGCAGAAGATCGACGTCGTCTTCCTCGCCATTCAGGAGGCGAGCGGGCAGCAGCAGAGCGACATCTCCGCCTTCTCGCCGCAGGGGATGATGTGGATGGGCGCGATGCTGTTCCTGCTCGGCACGGTCGGCCTGCTTGTGACCGCGCGGATCGCGCTCGCCGTGCTGGTGGCGCTGGGGCCGATCTTCGTGGTCATGGCGCTGTTCAACGGCACCCGCGGCCTGTTCACGGGCTGGGTCAAGGGGCTGACCATGCTCGCGCTCGCGCCGCTCTTCGCGGTGCTGGGCGGCAGCGTGATGCTCGAGCTCGCCGTGCCGCTGCTGTCGGCGCTGGTCGCCAATCCCGGCCAGCCCGATCCGCAGGCGGCGATGGGCTTCTTCCTCGTCGGTGCGGTCCATGTCGCGCTGATGTTCCTGGTGCTCAAGACCGCCGCGACGATGGTGTCGGGCTGGACCGTGTTCGGCCTCGCCAGGAGTGACAAGGACGAGGGAGGCTCGCGTGGCCACGCTCCCGCACCCGCTCCGGCGGCGCATTCGCCCGCCGCGCAGGCCCAGCAGGCCAGCCAGACCCTCGCCGCCGCCCGCCGCATCGACGTGTCTGCTCCTGCCGTCGCAGGGGCCGCGAACGACAGCGGCACCAGCGCGGGCGGCGCGAACATCCATCGCACGACGAAGGTCTTCGCCACGTCTTCAGGCACGGCTCAGGCGAAATCGAGTACAGGCGGCCCGTCGCGGGTGGCCGGCGTCGGCAGCCGCTTCCGCGCCGCCGCTCCTCGCTCCACGGAGAAAGTGAAATGA